Sequence from the Mycobacterium florentinum genome:
TGGGTCAACCCGATCATGTGGAACGCATTCATGGGCTGGACCGGTGTCGACCAGTACGACGAGGCGAACCAGATCGGCCAGGACTTCCTCGACGCCTACGCGAAGAAGTACGACGGCAGTCGGCCCGAGTTCTGCGTGACGGTGGTTAACCGCGACGTCGCCGCGACACTGGTGCGGGCCTTCACCGACGCTCATCCGCTCAGCCCACGCGGCGTCAAGGAGGCGCTGGAGCGCGTCAAGATGATGCCCGCCGCGTCGGGCGCACCCGGGACGCGGGTGTCGTTCGGGAAATGGACCCGCCGGGCCTGGATGGGGGCGGGCTATCTGGTGGCACGAACTCTCGATGCCGACGGCATCAACTCGCACTTGGTCGATCGCTTCGGAGAGGAAGGCTGAATCGATGTCTACCGAACAGTCCGCACCGCTAACTACGGAAGACAAACCCACCCCGCCGGGTGGCGGCAAGAAACGCGGCTGGGGCGGCTGGATAGCCGGCGCGGCCCTGGCGGCGTTCGCGCTCTTCTTCATCGCGAACTGTCGTGTCGCCCTTGACCCGCGCGTCGCGAACCCGAACGTGCAAGGCCGGCCCCGCCCGGTGAAGTTCATCTTCGGGCTGGACTACATCACGTTCCTGCACATCTCGACCGTGATCATGCTGTTGGTGCTGTTGGTGGTGTTCATCAGGGGCTGGCGCCGCAATCCCGGCAGCCCGGTCATGCTGATGTTCCTGTGCACCACGCTGATCGTGTGGCAGGACCCGATCATGAACTGGTCCCCGTTCGCGGTGTACAACCCCGACCTCATCCACTGGCCGGAGTCGTGGCCGCTGGTGTCGCTGTCGCCGACCGTCGAGCCCTTCGTTGTATTCGGTTATGTCACTTTCTATTTCGGGCCGTACTTCCCGGCGATCTGGATCCTGCGCAAGCTGCAGGCCAAATACGGGCCGCAGTCGTTCGTGTCGCGACACCCGTTGTGGAGCCTGGGCCTGCTGACGTGCGTGATCGGTTTCATCTTCGACGCGTGGCTGGAGATTCAGCTGGTGCACGCGGGTATGTACATCTATTCGCAGGTGATTCCATGGGGTTCGGTGTTCACCGGCACCACCTTCCAGTTCCCGCTGATCTGGGAGTCGTTCTCGGTGACCTTCGTGATGATCCCGGCGGCCATCCTGTGCTACCGAGACGACACCGGAAAGTCGGTGGCCGAGAAGCTCACTGCGAAAACCAAGGTCTTCCCAAGCCGTCCGGTGCTGGGCACCTTCCTGGTGATGTTCGCCATCATGAACGTGTCGTACTTCGCCTACGGCGCCTGGTTCTGGGCCATCAAGGCCAGTCATGCGGCGACCTCCGTCGCGTGCCCGTGGCCTTACCCGGAGGCGAAAGTGTATGACCCGCAAGGCTATTACGAGAAGGCCGGCGCGAAGGGCCCCTACTCGGTGGGTATCTGGTCCACCTGGGCCAGCGGCGAGCCGAACGGGCGGCCGCACGTCGATCCGCCGCCGCCGGGTGTAGGCGCCTGCGCAACCCCGGGCCAGAATGGCTGAGCCGCGCAGCGTCGTCGTCACCGGCGCGTCCCGTGGCCTCGGCTTCGCGTCGGCGGTTCGCCTGTACCGCGAGGGGTGGCGCGTGGTCGCGGCCATGCGCACCCCCGAGAAGGCAATGCCGTTGCTGCGCGCGGCGACCGGCGCCGGCGAGGACGATGACCGGCTGATCGGTGTGCAGCTCGACCTGTTGGATTCCGGGTCGATCGCCGCGGCCGCCAAGGCGATCGAGGAAGCCGTCGGAGCACCGTACGCGCTGGTGCACAACGCCGGGATCTCCGCCGCCGGAATGGTGGAAGAGACGGATATGGCGTTGTGGCAGAACTTATTCGCCACCAGCGTCTTGGGCCCGGTTGCGCTCACCCAGGCGCTGCTGCCGTCGATGCGGGCGGCCGGTGCGGGCCGCATTGTCTTGGTGTCGAGCGCGGCCGGGGTGCGCGGCCAGCCGGCCACGGCGCCGTACTCCGCGGCCAAGGGTGCGTTGGAGCGCTGGGGTGAGTCGATGGCGGTAGAGATCGCGCCGTTCGGCCTCGGTGTCACCGTGTTGGTGGCCGGGACCTACGACACCGAGATCATCACCGACGCGGGCACCACCGATGATCGCAACTTCGGCGGCCCCTATGCCCGGTTGCACAACACCATGAACAGCCGCGGCCGGTTCGCGATGAAATTCGCTCGCCCGCCCGAGCGGTTCGCCGGTGGATTGGTCAAGGCGCTGGACGACACCGGCTCGTTTCGCCGCCGCGGGGTCGGGCCGGATGCGTCGATGTTGTTGGTGTCCAGCAGAATTCTTCCGGCCATCGGGATGCATCACATGTCGCGGATCATCCTGGGCATACCCAAACAGGGCTCGATGCGCGACGGCGCATGGCCGCTGACGACTGGTCAAAAGGCGATGGTTTTCGCCGCCAAAATTCTTCCACAGCCGGTATTGACGCGTCTTGCATCGCTAGCGGCCAAGCGCCGCAGGGGAACTGAAGGGGAATAAGGGGTTAGACATGGAACAGCTATTCGACGACCTGGAGGACTTCGGCGCCTTCGACGACGCGATCTCCGGTGATGTGCGCGACCCGTACACCGAACTGGCGCGGTTGCGTCACGAGGAACCGGTGCAGCGACTCGAGACATCGGGAGCGCTGCCGCACGAGGAATCGCTGCCGATGTTCATCGTGTACCGCCACGAGGATATCCAGCAGATGCTGCGCGACAACGAGACGTTTTCGTCCGCGGCGGTGATCGCCGCGTTCGGCCCCGTGCTGGGGGAGGGCGTGATGCTGGGCATGGACGAGCCCGTCCACGGGCGGCTGCGGTCGCTGGTGTCAAAGGCGTTCTCGCAGAAGTCATTGGCGCGCTGGCAGGACGAGCTGGTCGGCCGCGTCGCGAACAGCCTGATCGACAAGTTCGCGGCCAATGGCAAGGCGGATCTGGTGAAGGAATTCACCTTCGACTACCCGAGCCAGATCATCGCCGGACTGTTGGGCTTGCCGGAAGAGGACTACCCGCAATTCCAGCGGTGGTCGATTTCGCTGCTGAGCTGGCTGATGAACCCGGAGCGCGGGCTGGCGGCGTCGGCCGCCCTGTGCGAGTACTTCGCCCCGATCCTCGAGGCCCGGCGGGCCGAGCCGAAGGACGATCTGATCAGCGCGCTCGCCGCGGCCGAGATCGACGGGGAGAAGCTCGCGGACGAGGAGATCTTCTCGTTCCTTCGGCTGCTGCTGCCCGCCGGCGTCGAGACGACCTACCGGTCGTTGGGCAGTCTGCTGTTGGCGCTGCTGTCGGATCCGGCGCAGTTGGAGGCGATCCGCGCCGACCGGTCGCTGCTGCCGCAGGCGATCGAGGAGGGTGTGCGTTGGGAATCGCCGCTGCTGACCATCACCCGGGTGGCGACGCGCGACACCGAGCTCGGCGGCGTGGCGATCCCGGCCGGGGCGACGGTGATGCCGATGCTCGGTTCGGCGAACCGGCAGGAGGATCGCTACGACGACCCGAACACGTTCAACATTCACCGACAGGCCAAGGCGAACCTGGGCTGGGGATACGGCGTGCACGTCTGCCTCGGCATGCACCTGGCGCGCCTCGAGATGCGGACCGCGATCAACCTTTTGTTGGATCGGCTGCCGAATCTGCGGCTGGACCCCGACGCGGACGACCCGCACATCCGCGGCCAGGTGTTCCGGTCGCCGACCTCGGTGCCGGTGCTGTTCGATGCGCAGAAGTAGCGCGGCCACGGCGGCTTCGAGCGTGCGGTAATCGCACTTCAGGGGCCTGCCCGCAGGCTGCTGGTTGCCAATCGGCTAGTTTCCAGTAAGGCTCTCCGCAGGGACGAGTCACAACAGATCGAGTGCAAAGAGAGCTGAACAGAAATGGCTGACACTGTAAAGGTCCGGTTCGAGCCGAAAATGATGATCGACGGCAAGCTCGTCGACGGCCAGGCCGGTTCCTTCACCAACATCAACCCCGCGACCGAGGAGTCGCTCGGCGAGGTTTCGGACGCGTCGAAGGAAGACATGCACCGGGCCATCGACGCCGCCCGGCGGGCGTTCGACGACACCGACTGGTCGACCAACAGGGAGCTGCGCAAGCGCTGCCTGCTGCAGCTGCATGAGGCGATCGAGTCCGAGATCGACGAGCTGCGCGAGGAGCTCATCCTCGAGGTCGGCGCGCCCCGCGCCATCACCTTCGGGCCCCAGCTGGATGCGCCACTGGC
This genomic interval carries:
- a CDS encoding spirocyclase AveC family protein; translated protein: MSTEQSAPLTTEDKPTPPGGGKKRGWGGWIAGAALAAFALFFIANCRVALDPRVANPNVQGRPRPVKFIFGLDYITFLHISTVIMLLVLLVVFIRGWRRNPGSPVMLMFLCTTLIVWQDPIMNWSPFAVYNPDLIHWPESWPLVSLSPTVEPFVVFGYVTFYFGPYFPAIWILRKLQAKYGPQSFVSRHPLWSLGLLTCVIGFIFDAWLEIQLVHAGMYIYSQVIPWGSVFTGTTFQFPLIWESFSVTFVMIPAAILCYRDDTGKSVAEKLTAKTKVFPSRPVLGTFLVMFAIMNVSYFAYGAWFWAIKASHAATSVACPWPYPEAKVYDPQGYYEKAGAKGPYSVGIWSTWASGEPNGRPHVDPPPPGVGACATPGQNG
- a CDS encoding SDR family NAD(P)-dependent oxidoreductase; this encodes MAEPRSVVVTGASRGLGFASAVRLYREGWRVVAAMRTPEKAMPLLRAATGAGEDDDRLIGVQLDLLDSGSIAAAAKAIEEAVGAPYALVHNAGISAAGMVEETDMALWQNLFATSVLGPVALTQALLPSMRAAGAGRIVLVSSAAGVRGQPATAPYSAAKGALERWGESMAVEIAPFGLGVTVLVAGTYDTEIITDAGTTDDRNFGGPYARLHNTMNSRGRFAMKFARPPERFAGGLVKALDDTGSFRRRGVGPDASMLLVSSRILPAIGMHHMSRIILGIPKQGSMRDGAWPLTTGQKAMVFAAKILPQPVLTRLASLAAKRRRGTEGE
- a CDS encoding cytochrome P450 — its product is MEQLFDDLEDFGAFDDAISGDVRDPYTELARLRHEEPVQRLETSGALPHEESLPMFIVYRHEDIQQMLRDNETFSSAAVIAAFGPVLGEGVMLGMDEPVHGRLRSLVSKAFSQKSLARWQDELVGRVANSLIDKFAANGKADLVKEFTFDYPSQIIAGLLGLPEEDYPQFQRWSISLLSWLMNPERGLAASAALCEYFAPILEARRAEPKDDLISALAAAEIDGEKLADEEIFSFLRLLLPAGVETTYRSLGSLLLALLSDPAQLEAIRADRSLLPQAIEEGVRWESPLLTITRVATRDTELGGVAIPAGATVMPMLGSANRQEDRYDDPNTFNIHRQAKANLGWGYGVHVCLGMHLARLEMRTAINLLLDRLPNLRLDPDADDPHIRGQVFRSPTSVPVLFDAQK